The following proteins are co-located in the Paralichthys olivaceus isolate ysfri-2021 chromosome 2, ASM2471397v2, whole genome shotgun sequence genome:
- the mkrn2 gene encoding E3 ubiquitin-protein ligase makorin-2 isoform X1 — translation MSTKQVTCRYFLHGVCREGSRCLFSHDLSNSKPSTICKFYLRGTCAYGERCRYDHIKPSFRGGGAPEDQTGGGGAGGGASVRGGVKKNVVLGDGGLGVDGRFMGPPDSLWSDVSAAAAPQTYVDAIRTGLDASVQEQATPPVGGASQDLPQLCPYTAAGHCYYEDKCTYLHGDLCDICGLQVLHPHDPEQRRAHEKMCLLSFETDMEKAFAAQRSQDKVCSICMEVVVQKANPSERRFGILSSCCHTFCLTCIRKWRCTRNFSNVIIKSCPECRVVSEFVIPSVYWVEDQEDKDHLIDLFKSGVSKKACKYFDQGRGSCPFGGKCLYLHAFRDGTRAEPEQPRKQLSSEGNVRFMNSVRLWDFIEEREQRSVPPLPSLDDDITELRELFMQMSGPSHEGPETPPPTDQ, via the exons ATGAGCACCAAACAGGTGACCTGCAG gtacTTCCTCCACGGAGTGTGCAGAGAGGGAAGTCGCTGTTTGTTCTCTCATGACCTGAGCAACAGTAAACCGTCGACCATCTGCAAGTTCTACCTGAGAGGAACCTGCGCCTACGGAGAACgctgcag gTATGATCACATCAAGCCCTCGTTCAGAGGGGGAGGAGCCCCAGAGGATcagacaggtggaggaggagctggaggcggaGCTTCAGTCAGAGGTGGAGTGAAGAAGAACGTTGTCCTGGGAGACGGAG gtctGGGTGTAGACGGGAGGTTCATGGGTCCACCAGACAGTTTGTGGTCAGATGTCTCGGcggcagcagctcctcagacGTATGTGGATGCTATCAGGACGGGTTTGGACGCATCTGTGCAGGAGCAAG CCACTCCCCCAGTGGGTGGGGCTTCCCAGGACCTCCCCCAGCTGTGTCCCTACACTGCCGCTGGACACTGTTACTATGAAGACAAATGTACGTATCTCCATGGTGACCTGTGTGACATATGTGGGCTGCAGGTGCTCCACCCCCATGACCCCGAGCAGAGGAGAGCGCATGAGAAG ATGTGTCTCCTGTCCTTTGAGACAGACATGGAGAAGGCATTTGCAGCTCAGCGCAGTCAGGACAAG GTGTGTTCCATCTGTATGGAGGTGGTAGTGCAGAAGGCGAACCCGTCAGAACGCAGGTTTGGGATTCTGTCGTCCTGCTGTCACACCTTCTGTCTGACTTGCATCAGGAAGTGGCGCTGCACCAGAAATTTCAGCAACGTCATCATCAA GTCGTGTCCGGAGTGTCGGGTGGTCTCAGAGTTCGTCATCCCGTCAGTTTACTGGGTGGAGGACCAGGAGGACAAAGACCACCTCATAGACCTCTTCAAGTCTGGAGTCAG TAAGAAGGCCTGTAAGTACTTCGATCAGGGCCGTGGCTCCTGTCCATTTGGCGGGAAGTGTTTGTATCTTCACGCCTTCCGTGACGGAACCAGAGCGGAACCCGAGCAGCCGCGGAAACAGCTGAGCTCCGAGGGGAACGTCCGG ttcATGAACAGCGTCCGTCTGTGGGACTTCATCGAGGAGCGTGAGCAGCGGTCGGTCCCGCCTCTGCCGTCCCttgatgatgacatcacagagcTGCGGGAGCTCTTCATGCAGATGTCGGGTCCGAGTCACGAGGGGCCCGAGACCCCACCCCCTACAGACCAGTAG
- the mkrn2 gene encoding E3 ubiquitin-protein ligase makorin-2 isoform X2 gives MSTKQVTCRYFLHGVCREGSRCLFSHDLSNSKPSTICKFYLRGTCAYGERCRYDHIKPSFRGGGAPEDQTGGGGAGGGASVRGLGVDGRFMGPPDSLWSDVSAAAAPQTYVDAIRTGLDASVQEQATPPVGGASQDLPQLCPYTAAGHCYYEDKCTYLHGDLCDICGLQVLHPHDPEQRRAHEKMCLLSFETDMEKAFAAQRSQDKVCSICMEVVVQKANPSERRFGILSSCCHTFCLTCIRKWRCTRNFSNVIIKSCPECRVVSEFVIPSVYWVEDQEDKDHLIDLFKSGVSKKACKYFDQGRGSCPFGGKCLYLHAFRDGTRAEPEQPRKQLSSEGNVRFMNSVRLWDFIEEREQRSVPPLPSLDDDITELRELFMQMSGPSHEGPETPPPTDQ, from the exons ATGAGCACCAAACAGGTGACCTGCAG gtacTTCCTCCACGGAGTGTGCAGAGAGGGAAGTCGCTGTTTGTTCTCTCATGACCTGAGCAACAGTAAACCGTCGACCATCTGCAAGTTCTACCTGAGAGGAACCTGCGCCTACGGAGAACgctgcag gTATGATCACATCAAGCCCTCGTTCAGAGGGGGAGGAGCCCCAGAGGATcagacaggtggaggaggagctggaggcggaGCTTCAGTCAGAG gtctGGGTGTAGACGGGAGGTTCATGGGTCCACCAGACAGTTTGTGGTCAGATGTCTCGGcggcagcagctcctcagacGTATGTGGATGCTATCAGGACGGGTTTGGACGCATCTGTGCAGGAGCAAG CCACTCCCCCAGTGGGTGGGGCTTCCCAGGACCTCCCCCAGCTGTGTCCCTACACTGCCGCTGGACACTGTTACTATGAAGACAAATGTACGTATCTCCATGGTGACCTGTGTGACATATGTGGGCTGCAGGTGCTCCACCCCCATGACCCCGAGCAGAGGAGAGCGCATGAGAAG ATGTGTCTCCTGTCCTTTGAGACAGACATGGAGAAGGCATTTGCAGCTCAGCGCAGTCAGGACAAG GTGTGTTCCATCTGTATGGAGGTGGTAGTGCAGAAGGCGAACCCGTCAGAACGCAGGTTTGGGATTCTGTCGTCCTGCTGTCACACCTTCTGTCTGACTTGCATCAGGAAGTGGCGCTGCACCAGAAATTTCAGCAACGTCATCATCAA GTCGTGTCCGGAGTGTCGGGTGGTCTCAGAGTTCGTCATCCCGTCAGTTTACTGGGTGGAGGACCAGGAGGACAAAGACCACCTCATAGACCTCTTCAAGTCTGGAGTCAG TAAGAAGGCCTGTAAGTACTTCGATCAGGGCCGTGGCTCCTGTCCATTTGGCGGGAAGTGTTTGTATCTTCACGCCTTCCGTGACGGAACCAGAGCGGAACCCGAGCAGCCGCGGAAACAGCTGAGCTCCGAGGGGAACGTCCGG ttcATGAACAGCGTCCGTCTGTGGGACTTCATCGAGGAGCGTGAGCAGCGGTCGGTCCCGCCTCTGCCGTCCCttgatgatgacatcacagagcTGCGGGAGCTCTTCATGCAGATGTCGGGTCCGAGTCACGAGGGGCCCGAGACCCCACCCCCTACAGACCAGTAG